The following proteins are co-located in the Synchiropus splendidus isolate RoL2022-P1 chromosome 14, RoL_Sspl_1.0, whole genome shotgun sequence genome:
- the LOC128770759 gene encoding UDP-glucuronosyltransferase 2C1-like, which translates to MKVSQVTFTLLLTQLLSVFGGKILVFPLDGSHWINMKVLIEQMHERGHMITVIRPPDSWYIEEQSPLYTSVNLPSPGGFEDVFERLLSDRMEMILHSGSESFWSWLRDKFKTRQVLMQMSELHRKASEVVDEMFSNETLMQLFEDGKYDVVLTDPAIGGGAMLARWLKIPLVFNVRWTIQGEGHFLIAPSPLSYIPFSSTEYTDKMTFPQRAINILKYLIGMYTFSILSEPHYKPVVERYFGPDVDYSTFNLDADIWLMRNDFTFEFPRPTMPNIVYMGGFQCKPAKQLPADLEEFVQSSGDHGVIIMSLGTLVKKIPQKITDEIAAAFAELPQKVIWKYGGPKPGNLGNNTLLVDWFPQNDLLGHPKIRAFVAHGGTNGVQEAIYHGVPVVGLPVAFDQPDNLSRIKAKGGAINLHIGKLDRRSFGEALRTIIHNPSYRENMQRLSQLQRDQPMKPLDQAMFWIEYVMRHKGAPHLKSESFKMSWVVYNCIDVIAALLALFLCIIFSSFACIRFLWRLCLHKGKKKQE; encoded by the coding sequence ATGAAAGTCTCCCAGGTCACCTTTACTCTACTGTTGACTCAACTACTATCTGTGTTTGGGGGCAAAATCCTGGTCTTCCCGTTGGATGGGAGCCACTGGATAAACATGAAAGTGCTAATAGAACAGATGCATGAaagaggtcacatgatcactgTCATCCGACCACCGGACAGCTGGTACATCGAGGAGCAGTCACCCCTGTACACCTCGGTCAACCTTCCAAGTCCAGGAGGATTTGAGGATGTCTTTGAGCGTCTTTTATCGGATCGAATGGAAATGATTCTACACAGTGGATCTGAATCTTTTTGGTCATGGCTACGGGATAAGTTTAAAACCAGACAGGTACTCATGCAGATGTCCGAGTTACATAGGAAGGCAAGTGAAGTGGttgatgaaatgttttccaatGAAACGCTGATGCAGTTGTTTGAAGATGGGAAATATGACGTGGTTTTGACCGACCCTGCTATCGGTGGGGGAGCAATGCTCGCTCGGTGGCTGAAGATTCCACTCGTTTTCAACGTCAGGTGGACCATTCAAGGCGAGGGGCATTTTCTTATTGCCCCCTCACCTCTCTCCTATATTCCCTTTTCTAGCACTGAGTATACAGATAAGATGACCTTTCCTCAAAGAGCCATAAATATTCTCAAGTATTTAATCGGCATGTACACATTTTCAATACTCTCTGAACCTCACTACAAACCAGTGGTGGAACGCTACTTTGGTCCTGATGTGGATTATTCAACCTTCAACCTTGATGCTGATATATGGCTCATGAGAAACGACTTCACCTTTGAATTTCCTCGCCCAACAATGCCCAATATCGTCTACATGGGTGGCTTTCAGTGTAAGCCCGCAAAGCAGCTCCCAGCTGATCTGGAGGAGTTTGTGCAGAGCTCTGGAGATCATGGGGTCATCATCATGTCACTGGGGACACTAGTCAAAAAGATTCCGCAAAAAATCACTGACGAAATCGCTGCGGCTTTCGCCGAGCTTCCTCAGAAGGTCATCTGGAAGTATGGGGGACCCAAGCCGGGAAACCTGGGCAACAACACATTACTGGTCGATTGGTTCCCTCAGAACGACCTGTTAGGGCATCCAAAGATAAGAGCCTTTGTTGCCCACGGAGGCACCAATGGGGTCCAGGAAGCTATTTACCACGGCGTCCCAGTTGTTGGACTTCCTGTAGCCTTTGATCAGCCGGACAATCTCTCAAGAATCAAGGCGAAGGGAGGAGCCATCAACCTGCACATTGGCAAGCTGGACAGACGCAGCTTTGGTGAAGCTCTGAGGACTATAATTCACAATCCATCCTACAGAGAAAACATGCAGAGACTCTCACAGCTGCAGAGGGATCAGCCAATGAAGCCACTGGACCAGGCCATGTTTTGGATCGAATATGTGATGAGACACAAAGGAGCTCCTCATCTGAAGTCAGAGTCCTTCAAAATGTCCTGGGTGGTCTACAACTGCATCGATGTCATCGCAGCTCTGCTGGCACTGTTTTTGTGTATTATATTTTCCTCTTTTGCATGCATCCGATTTTTGTGGCGGCTGTGTCTCCataagggaaagaaaaaacaagagtGA
- the slc15a5 gene encoding solute carrier family 15 member 5: protein MVRDDAQAEGRKRLCRPPQKPRPGKKPAHKTYKKLQVITCVLLVELCERFTFFGIVCNMIIFCTVKLGYDNYLAATVNLCFIGASTLTPVLVGWLADTCLQRSKVLYLSAFLHFFGTVMLPVVAFPFEDFYIDTHHMIHHLDPRHQQILFYMGLLAATLGIGGIRAILCPMGAYCLQGYNQHQLLSFFNWFYWLVNLNSTVVFLGIAYIQQSVAKNLGFLIPFASVLLTLIAIHMMRSKLTYKPKKVGSLLTTFGVFLNSLKMCCLHYRHLSGEVTSWLDRAKENNGGRYSEAHVENVKVLARLFPLYGLQLLYRACITQIPSGFYLQTMNSNLHLSDLLLPIGTMNVISILPLLLLAPLFQCVTTCCLSNGKTPLAPIKVITLGHSFAAVSVLLAGFSELQRKTHPLVEQTLSGKVLQVSAMPCFQLAPQYILLGVAEALVTPACSLISFQLSPDHIRGISLHFLTLSYGGGCFLGAFLIQLTYFITGGHFYPNILHEGNLERFFFLLASLMALNTLVLWSISKRYMDLSVPGGAVTSSPLSEKLLQYKACLRFYDTMDASYTHSSVDSVHSIV from the exons ATGGTCAGAGATGACGCCCAAGCTGAGGGCAGAAAAAGACTGTGCCGTCCCCCTCAGAAGCCTCGTCCGGGCAAGAAACCAGCGCATAAGACCTACAAGAAGCTTCAAGTTATCACTTGTGTTCTGCTTGTGGAGCTGTGCGAGAGATTCACTTTCTTTGGCATCGTGTGCAACATGATCATCTTTTGCACTGTGAAGTTGGGCTATGACAACTACCTAGCTGCAACAGTTAACCTGTGCTTCATCGGAGCTAGCACTCTCACTCCAGTGCTAGTTGGATGGCTCGCCGACACATGCTTGCAAAGGTCCAAAGTGCTCTACTTATCTgcctttcttcatttctttg GCACAGTCATGCTGCCCGTGGTGGCTTTCCCCTTTGAGGATTTCTACATCGACACTCATCACATGATCCACCATTTGGATCCCAGGCATCAGCAGATTCTATTCTACATGGGTCTCCTGGCGGCCACACTTGGCATTGGTGGCATACGGGCCATCTTGTGTCCCATGGGTGCCTACTGCCTTCAGGGTTACAACCAGCACCAGCTCCTGTCCTTCTTTAATTG gTTCTACTGGTTAGTTAACCTGAATTCCACTGTTGTGTTTCTCGGAATTGCTTACATTCAGCAATCTGTGGCCAAAAATTTGGGCTTTCTGATCCCCTTCGCCTCAGTGCTGCTGACTCTGATAGCCATACACATGATGCGCAGTAAACTCACCTACAAACCAAAGAAAG TTGGATCTTTGCTGACCACATTTGGAGTTTTTCTCAACTCCCTCAAGATGTGCTGCCTGCACTACCGCCACCTAAGTGGCGAGGTGACATCATGGCTTGATCGAGCTAAGGAAAACAACGGCGGGCGCTACAGCGAGGCACACGTTGAGAACGTCAAAGTCTTGGCCAGGCTGTTTCCTCTCTACGGTCTCCAGCTCCTGTACCGAGCGTGCATCAC GCAGATCCCCTCAGGTTTCTACCTACAAACAATGAACTCCAACCTTCACCTGAGTGACCTCCTTCTTCCCATCGGAACCATGAATGTGATCAGCATCCTGCCTCTTCTCCTCTTGGCACCGCTGTTTCAATGTGTAACAACCTGCTGTCTCTCCAATGGAAAGACACCATTGGCCCCCATAAAAGTCATCA CTCTGGGACATTCATTTGCAGCGGTGTCGGTGCTGTTAGCAGGCTTCAGCGAGCTACAGAGGAAAACACACCCACTGGTGGAACAAACTCTCTCTGGGAAAGTGCTGCAAGTGTCAGCCATGCCATGCTTTCAGCTCGCTCCTCAATATATCCTGCTTGGTGTGGCCGAGGCACTTGTCACACCTGCAT GTTCCCTCATATCATTCCAGCTGAGTCCGGATCACATCAGAGGAATCTCGCTTCACTTCCTCACACTTTCTTATGGAGGCGGCTGCTTCCTGGGAGCCTTCTTGATTCAGCTGACTTACTTCATAACTGGAG GTCACTTCTACCCAAATATTCTGCATGAGGGAAACTTGGAGagattcttcttcttgctgGCATCTTTAATGGCTCTCAATACGCTTGTGCTCTGGAGCATCTCAAAGAG GTACATGGACTTAAGTGTGCCGGGTGGAGCAGTGACCAGCAGCCCACTGTCTGAGAAACTGCTGCAGTACAAGGCCTGTCTTCGCTTCTACGACACCATGGATGCTTCCTACACCCACAGCTCCGTAGATTCTGTCCATTCTATTGTGTAA